In Microbacterium esteraromaticum, the following proteins share a genomic window:
- a CDS encoding sugar nucleotide-binding protein: MTVIHETTIPGLLLVDLAVHGDSRGWFKENWQREKMVAAGLPDFGPVQNNISFNDAVGTTRGIHAEPWDKFVSIASGRIFGAWVDLREGPTFGAVFTAELDPSTAIFVPRGVGNSYQTLEPDTAYAYLVNDHWSPDASYAFLNLADETVAIDWPIPLAEAGLSDKDRTHPRLADVAPIAPKRILITGADGQVGRAMRAQYGDASHIEYATRADLDLTSADLRSARRWRDYGAIINAAAYTAVDLAETPEGRADAWRTNAAAVASLARIATEFGITLVHVSSDYVFDGTTGRAYREDDPIAPLGVYGQSKAAGDLAAGTVPRHYVVRTSWVIGDGRNFVTTMASLAERGIDPTVVADQTGRLTFTEDIARGIRHLLESGAPYGTYNLTGGGAVQTWADIARDVYRLTGHDPERISAVTTAQYFEGAAGPVAPRPAASALDLSKIEATGFTPADAAESLAAYLRA, translated from the coding sequence CTGACTTCGGCCCCGTGCAGAACAACATCTCGTTCAATGACGCCGTCGGCACGACCCGTGGCATCCACGCCGAGCCGTGGGACAAGTTCGTGTCGATCGCGTCGGGCCGCATCTTCGGCGCCTGGGTCGATCTGCGCGAGGGCCCCACGTTCGGCGCCGTGTTCACCGCCGAGCTCGACCCCTCGACGGCGATCTTCGTGCCCCGCGGCGTCGGCAACTCGTACCAGACCCTTGAGCCCGACACCGCGTACGCATACCTCGTCAACGACCACTGGTCTCCAGACGCGTCGTACGCGTTCCTGAACCTCGCGGACGAGACCGTGGCGATCGACTGGCCGATCCCTCTCGCCGAGGCCGGGCTCTCCGACAAGGACCGCACTCACCCGCGCCTTGCCGATGTCGCTCCGATCGCACCGAAGCGCATCCTCATCACCGGTGCCGATGGTCAGGTCGGCCGCGCCATGCGGGCACAGTACGGCGATGCCTCGCACATCGAGTACGCCACGCGGGCCGACCTCGACCTCACCTCCGCAGACCTCCGCAGCGCCCGCCGATGGCGTGACTACGGCGCCATCATCAACGCCGCCGCGTACACCGCAGTCGACCTTGCAGAGACGCCGGAAGGTCGGGCGGATGCCTGGCGCACGAACGCCGCGGCAGTGGCCTCCCTCGCCCGCATCGCGACGGAGTTCGGCATCACGCTCGTCCACGTCTCGAGCGACTACGTCTTCGACGGCACGACCGGGCGGGCTTATCGGGAAGACGACCCGATCGCTCCGCTCGGCGTGTACGGGCAGAGCAAGGCGGCCGGCGACCTTGCGGCAGGCACCGTGCCCAGGCACTACGTCGTGCGGACCTCCTGGGTCATCGGCGACGGCAGGAACTTCGTCACCACCATGGCCTCCCTCGCCGAACGCGGCATCGACCCCACGGTCGTCGCCGACCAGACCGGACGCCTCACCTTCACCGAAGACATCGCCCGCGGCATCCGGCACCTGCTCGAGTCCGGCGCCCCATACGGGACTTACAACCTGACGGGCGGGGGAGCGGTGCAGACCTGGGCCGATATCGCACGCGATGTCTATCGCCTCACGGGCCACGACCCCGAGCGCATCAGCGCGGTGACGACCGCTCAGTACTTCGAGGGGGCCGCGGGCCCCGTCGCTCCCAGGCCGGCCGCGAGCGCGCTCGACCTGTCGAAGATCGAGGCGACCGGCTTCACGCCCGCCGATGCGGCCGAGTCGCTGGCCGCGTACCTGCGGGCCTAG
- the galE gene encoding UDP-glucose 4-epimerase GalE, producing the protein MRILLTGGAGYIGSHVALVLLEAGHDVLVLDDYSNSSREAIGRVEELTGRSIDTIDCDLADQAASAAALRDEKFEAVIHLAGLKAVGESVAQPSRYYRTNLVSTLNLLDIMADHGVTKLVFSSSATVYSPAAEGVLNLDESQPSGTGITNPYGWTKAMNEQIIRDVQASRPELEAILLRYFNPVGAHPSGRIGEDPSGIPNNLMPFVSQVAIGRRDHLAVFGDQYPTHDGTGVRDYIHVMDLAEGHLAALDGLRPGVEAYNLGTGDGQSVLDIVKAFTAATGQEIRYEVVAARPGDVARAVADPTKANRELDWHATRTIEDACRDSWSWQSQNPNGYAAV; encoded by the coding sequence GTGCGCATTCTTCTCACCGGCGGTGCCGGCTACATCGGGTCCCATGTCGCTCTCGTGCTGCTGGAGGCAGGTCACGACGTGCTCGTCCTCGACGACTACTCGAACAGCTCGCGCGAGGCCATCGGCCGCGTCGAAGAGCTGACCGGCCGCTCCATCGACACGATCGACTGCGACCTCGCCGATCAGGCTGCCTCCGCCGCGGCCCTGCGCGACGAGAAGTTCGAGGCCGTCATCCACCTCGCCGGGCTCAAGGCCGTCGGCGAGTCGGTGGCTCAGCCGTCGCGCTACTACCGCACGAACCTCGTCTCCACGCTCAACCTGCTCGACATCATGGCCGATCACGGCGTCACGAAGCTCGTCTTCAGCTCGTCGGCCACGGTGTACAGCCCCGCCGCCGAGGGCGTGCTGAATCTCGACGAGTCGCAGCCCTCCGGCACGGGCATCACGAACCCGTACGGGTGGACGAAGGCGATGAACGAGCAGATCATCCGCGACGTGCAGGCCAGCCGCCCCGAGCTCGAGGCGATCCTGCTGCGCTACTTCAACCCGGTCGGCGCGCACCCGTCCGGGCGCATCGGCGAAGACCCGTCCGGGATCCCCAACAACCTCATGCCCTTCGTATCGCAGGTCGCCATCGGGCGCCGCGACCACCTCGCCGTCTTCGGCGATCAGTACCCCACTCACGACGGCACGGGCGTGCGCGACTACATCCACGTGATGGACCTTGCAGAGGGCCACCTCGCGGCGCTCGACGGTCTGCGCCCCGGCGTCGAGGCGTACAACCTCGGCACCGGCGACGGGCAGAGCGTGCTCGACATCGTCAAGGCGTTCACGGCGGCCACGGGCCAGGAGATCCGCTACGAGGTCGTCGCCGCCCGCCCCGGCGATGTCGCCCGCGCGGTCGCCGATCCGACGAAGGCGAACCGCGAGCTCGACTGGCATGCGACGCGCACGATCGAAGACGCCTGCCGCGACTCGTGGAGCTGGCAGTCGCAGAACCCGAACGGGTACGCGGCGGTCTGA